The Kroppenstedtia pulmonis genome has a segment encoding these proteins:
- the pyrH gene encoding UMP kinase, which translates to MERPEYKRVILKLSGEALAGDQGYGIDPNVIHSIAEELKEVLKMDVEMAIVVGGGNIWRGMAGSAKGMDRATADYMGMLATVMNSLALQDALESVGVPTRVQTSIEMRQVAEPYIRRRAIRHLEKGRVVIFASGTGNPYFSTDTTAALRAAEIEADVILMAKNKVDGVYTADPSQNPDAVKYNSLTYLDMLNQGLGVMDSTASSLCMDNDIPLVVFNLDTKGNIRRVILGEQIGTVVRGNI; encoded by the coding sequence ATGGAACGGCCTGAATACAAGCGGGTGATACTTAAACTGAGTGGAGAAGCCCTGGCGGGTGATCAAGGATACGGGATTGATCCCAATGTGATCCACTCCATTGCCGAAGAGTTGAAAGAAGTTTTGAAAATGGATGTGGAAATGGCGATCGTAGTAGGCGGAGGGAATATATGGAGGGGCATGGCGGGAAGTGCCAAGGGCATGGACCGTGCTACGGCTGATTATATGGGGATGTTGGCCACTGTGATGAACTCCCTGGCTCTTCAGGATGCACTGGAGAGTGTGGGTGTTCCGACACGGGTGCAAACCTCCATTGAAATGAGACAGGTGGCGGAACCCTATATCCGACGAAGGGCGATCCGTCATTTGGAAAAGGGACGCGTCGTGATTTTTGCTTCAGGTACCGGAAATCCCTATTTTTCCACGGACACTACGGCTGCCTTGCGGGCGGCTGAGATCGAAGCTGATGTGATCCTGATGGCCAAGAATAAGGTGGATGGGGTTTATACTGCTGATCCCAGCCAGAATCCCGATGCTGTCAAGTATAATTCTCTCACTTATTTGGATATGTTGAACCAGGGTTTGGGTGTGATGGATTCCACGGCCTCTTCCCTTTGTATGGACAATGATATACCCTTGGTTGTGTTTAATTTGGATACAAAAGGAAATATACGCCGTGTGATCCTCGGTGAACAAATCGGGACTGTTGTAAGGGGGAATATCTGA
- the codY gene encoding GTP-sensing pleiotropic transcriptional regulator CodY: MNLLMKAREINRLLQKTGGQAVSFMEMAKVLRDVIASNIYVVSRKGKILGYEVVQEYDSDEMHQGVLQEGRLPESYNELLKSVRETSSNLNEESPFSFSQHVAGPYQHRYTTVVPIIGGGERLGTLLLTRFDELFVDDDLILAEYGATVAGMEILQVKAEQAEEEARSRAVVQLAVDSLSYSEFEAVDHIFAELEGKEGILVASKIADRAGITRSVIVNALRKLESAGVIESRSLGMKGTHIKILNEKLLPTLDKIREA; the protein is encoded by the coding sequence ATGAACTTATTAATGAAAGCGCGGGAGATAAATCGTCTCCTGCAAAAAACAGGAGGACAGGCTGTCAGTTTTATGGAAATGGCAAAAGTCCTTCGGGATGTAATTGCCTCCAATATTTATGTAGTAAGCCGCAAAGGGAAGATATTGGGGTATGAAGTGGTTCAGGAATATGATTCTGATGAGATGCATCAGGGGGTATTACAGGAGGGACGTTTGCCAGAGAGCTATAATGAACTTTTGAAATCAGTCAGGGAGACCTCATCCAATTTAAACGAAGAGAGCCCATTTAGTTTTTCGCAACATGTGGCCGGTCCGTATCAGCATCGTTATACCACTGTAGTTCCCATTATTGGAGGGGGAGAACGCCTGGGGACTCTTTTACTGACCCGCTTTGACGAACTTTTTGTGGATGATGACCTGATTCTGGCTGAGTATGGAGCGACAGTGGCAGGGATGGAGATTCTTCAGGTCAAGGCGGAGCAGGCCGAAGAGGAGGCCCGTAGCCGGGCGGTGGTCCAGTTGGCGGTAGACTCCCTGTCTTACAGTGAATTTGAAGCGGTGGATCATATCTTTGCCGAATTGGAAGGAAAAGAAGGTATTTTGGTGGCAAGTAAAATTGCGGATCGAGCGGGTATTACCCGTTCTGTTATTGTTAATGCTTTGAGAAAGCTGGAGAGTGCCGGAGTGATTGAATCCCGTTCACTGGGTATGAAAGGAACTCATATCAAAATACTGAATGAAAAGTTACTGCCCACCCTGGATAAAATAAGAGAAGCATGA
- the hslV gene encoding ATP-dependent protease subunit HslV, protein MDTFHATTIFAIHHKGAAAMAGDGQVTFGNQVVMKHRAKKVRRLYRGKVVAGFAGSVADAVTLFEKFESKLEEFHGHLPRSAVELAKEWRADKVLRKLEAMLIVMDREHLLLVSGNGEVIEPDDGMLAIGSGGHYALSAGRALARYAEQMTAREIAEAALTIASEVCVFTNDQLVLEEV, encoded by the coding sequence GTGGATACTTTTCATGCAACAACGATCTTTGCCATTCATCACAAGGGAGCCGCAGCGATGGCGGGAGACGGACAGGTTACCTTTGGCAATCAAGTGGTAATGAAGCACCGTGCCAAAAAAGTACGTCGACTGTATCGAGGCAAAGTGGTGGCCGGGTTTGCCGGGTCCGTAGCAGATGCCGTTACACTGTTTGAAAAATTTGAGTCCAAGCTGGAGGAGTTTCATGGTCACTTGCCTCGTTCAGCAGTGGAGCTGGCTAAAGAATGGCGGGCAGACAAAGTGCTCAGAAAACTGGAAGCCATGTTGATTGTAATGGACCGAGAGCATTTGTTACTTGTCTCCGGCAATGGTGAAGTAATTGAGCCGGACGACGGTATGTTGGCCATTGGTTCCGGGGGTCATTATGCTCTGTCGGCGGGGAGAGCCCTGGCTCGTTATGCAGAACAGATGACAGCCCGGGAAATTGCTGAAGCTGCTTTGACGATTGCCAGTGAAGTGTGTGTCTTTACCAACGACCAACTTGTATTAGAGGAGGTATAA
- the frr gene encoding ribosome recycling factor — translation MFSTIKKETTERMEKTVQTLKRDLATLRAGRATPSLLDKITVHYYGSDMPINQMANISVPEPRLLVIQPWDKSALGEIEKAIQKSDLGLTPSNDGNLIRIAIPALTEERRAELVKVVKKTGEEAKVAIRNIRRDANEDVKKLEKNGEVSEDDARRGQDEVQKLTDRFIREADEQVEAKEKEIMEV, via the coding sequence ATGTTTTCAACAATCAAAAAAGAGACAACGGAAAGAATGGAAAAGACGGTCCAGACTCTGAAACGGGATCTGGCCACATTGCGGGCAGGTCGGGCTACGCCTTCACTGTTGGATAAGATAACGGTTCATTATTATGGAAGCGATATGCCGATTAACCAAATGGCGAATATATCTGTTCCGGAGCCTCGTCTCTTGGTCATTCAGCCTTGGGATAAATCCGCTCTGGGTGAAATTGAAAAAGCGATCCAAAAATCTGACTTGGGATTGACTCCGAGTAACGACGGAAATTTGATACGGATTGCGATTCCGGCTTTGACTGAAGAGCGAAGGGCAGAGTTGGTAAAAGTCGTGAAAAAAACCGGAGAAGAGGCGAAAGTGGCCATACGTAATATTCGTCGGGATGCCAATGAAGATGTAAAGAAATTAGAAAAAAACGGTGAGGTTTCTGAAGATGATGCACGTCGTGGTCAAGATGAAGTCCAAAAGTTGACGGATCGCTTCATCCGGGAAGCAGATGAACAAGTGGAAGCAAAAGAAAAAGAAATCATGGAGGTATAA
- the hslU gene encoding ATP-dependent protease ATPase subunit HslU: MADIEKHSRKERTPREIVEELDKYIVGQHSAKRAVAVALRNRYRRTKLPEELMDEVVPKNILMIGPTGVGKTEIARRLAKLVGAPFVKVEATKFTEVGYVGRDVESMVRDLVETAIRIVKAEQLENVKEKAEELADERIVSILVPSKRRESNYKNPLEMLFNQNQSPHHSRDPEDGEKSGKLEQNRRKVRFQLKSGQLEDQVIEIEVEDQTSMMDMFAGSGVEQMGINMQEMLGQFLPKKTKKRRLPIREARKVLIQEEGQKLIDMDQVQQESLNRVEQTGMIFIDEVDKIAGKDQRGGPDVSREGVQRDILPIVEGSTVMTKYGPVKTDHVLFIAAGAFHTAKPSDMIPELQGRFPIRVELNDLSADDFVRILTEPKGALLKQYTALLETEGIRVQFSKEAIQEIARLAAEVNRGTENIGARRLHTMLERLLEELSFEAPDITLEEITITPEYVRERLGDIVQNRDLSQYIL, translated from the coding sequence GTGGCTGATATAGAAAAACATTCTCGAAAAGAACGGACTCCCCGTGAGATCGTTGAAGAGCTGGATAAATATATTGTGGGTCAACATTCCGCCAAACGTGCGGTAGCCGTTGCGCTTCGCAATCGGTACCGTCGTACCAAGTTGCCTGAAGAGCTTATGGATGAGGTGGTTCCCAAAAATATCTTGATGATCGGTCCCACAGGAGTGGGAAAAACGGAGATTGCCCGTCGGTTGGCAAAATTAGTGGGGGCTCCTTTTGTGAAGGTGGAGGCAACCAAGTTTACGGAAGTAGGATATGTGGGACGTGATGTGGAGTCCATGGTCCGGGATTTGGTGGAAACGGCCATTCGGATTGTTAAAGCGGAGCAGTTGGAAAATGTGAAAGAAAAAGCGGAAGAATTGGCGGATGAACGGATCGTTTCCATTCTGGTTCCTTCCAAACGACGTGAAAGTAACTATAAAAACCCACTGGAAATGCTTTTTAATCAAAATCAATCCCCTCACCACTCCCGTGATCCTGAAGATGGCGAAAAGAGCGGGAAGTTGGAACAGAACCGCAGAAAAGTGAGATTTCAGCTGAAGAGCGGTCAACTGGAGGATCAAGTCATTGAAATTGAGGTAGAGGATCAAACTTCCATGATGGATATGTTCGCCGGTTCCGGTGTGGAACAGATGGGGATCAATATGCAGGAAATGCTGGGTCAGTTTTTGCCCAAGAAGACGAAAAAACGTCGTCTGCCCATCCGGGAGGCCCGAAAGGTTCTGATTCAGGAAGAAGGCCAAAAGTTGATCGACATGGACCAGGTACAACAGGAGTCACTGAATCGGGTAGAGCAAACCGGGATGATTTTTATTGATGAAGTGGATAAGATCGCGGGCAAAGACCAACGAGGTGGCCCTGATGTGTCCAGAGAAGGAGTTCAGCGTGATATTCTGCCGATTGTGGAAGGGTCTACAGTGATGACAAAATACGGTCCGGTCAAAACGGATCATGTTCTTTTTATTGCCGCTGGTGCTTTCCATACTGCCAAACCCTCTGATATGATTCCGGAGTTGCAAGGTCGCTTTCCGATCCGGGTGGAGCTGAATGATTTGTCTGCGGATGATTTTGTAAGGATTCTCACAGAGCCGAAAGGAGCTTTGTTAAAGCAGTATACCGCTCTTTTGGAAACGGAGGGAATCCGGGTTCAGTTTTCCAAAGAGGCGATTCAGGAGATTGCCCGCCTGGCTGCCGAGGTAAATCGAGGGACGGAGAATATTGGTGCTCGCCGCCTTCATACGATGTTGGAACGTTTACTGGAAGAGTTGTCCTTTGAGGCACCGGATATCACACTGGAGGAAATCACCATCACCCCTGAGTATGTTCGGGAGCGCTTGGGAGATATCGTCCAGAACCGGGATTTAAGTCAATACATTCTTTAA
- the tsf gene encoding translation elongation factor Ts — MAISAAQVKELREKTGAGMMDCKKVLTEANGDMEKAMELLREKGLAKAEKKAGRIAAEGIVESYIHAGGRIGVLVEVNCETDFVAKTDDFKDFVKDIAMQIAALNPKYVSREDVPEKEVEKEREILRTQALQEGKPEKIVDKMVEGRLGKFFEQICLLEQAYIKDGDKKIDEMVKEKIATIGENISIRRFVRYELGEGLEKREDDFVQEVMSQVNR, encoded by the coding sequence TTGGCGATTTCAGCTGCTCAGGTGAAAGAACTGCGTGAAAAAACAGGTGCCGGTATGATGGACTGTAAAAAGGTGTTGACAGAGGCAAATGGTGATATGGAAAAAGCCATGGAGCTTCTGCGGGAAAAAGGATTGGCCAAAGCAGAGAAAAAAGCAGGACGGATCGCGGCGGAAGGTATCGTAGAGTCCTACATACATGCAGGAGGCCGGATCGGAGTCTTGGTGGAAGTCAACTGTGAAACCGATTTTGTGGCGAAAACCGATGATTTCAAAGACTTCGTCAAGGATATTGCGATGCAGATTGCAGCATTGAATCCCAAATATGTCAGCCGTGAAGATGTTCCGGAAAAAGAAGTGGAAAAAGAGCGGGAGATACTTCGCACCCAGGCACTGCAAGAAGGCAAGCCGGAAAAAATTGTGGATAAAATGGTGGAGGGGCGTCTTGGAAAGTTTTTCGAGCAAATTTGCCTGCTGGAACAAGCTTATATCAAAGACGGTGACAAGAAGATCGATGAAATGGTAAAAGAGAAAATCGCCACCATCGGAGAAAATATTTCAATTCGGCGTTTTGTTCGCTACGAATTAGGTGAAGGGTTGGAAAAGCGGGAAGACGACTTCGTGCAGGAAGTTATGTCCCAGGTCAACCGGTAA
- the rpsB gene encoding 30S ribosomal protein S2, with amino-acid sequence MAVVSMKQLLEAGVHFGHQTRRWNPKMEKYIFTERNGIYIIDLQKTVKMMEDTYNYVRDLASQNGNLLFVGTKKQAQDAVKEEAERSGMFYVNHRWLGGTLTNFQTIRKRINRLHQLEAMEEDGTFEVLPKKEVVMLKKEQARLEKFLGGIKHMKQLPDAVFIIDPRKERIAVAEARKLGIPIIAIVDTNCDPDEIDHIIPGNDDAIRAVRLFTSKMADAVLEGKQGEQNAS; translated from the coding sequence ATGGCTGTCGTTTCCATGAAACAGTTACTTGAAGCAGGTGTTCACTTCGGTCACCAGACCCGTCGCTGGAACCCTAAGATGGAAAAGTATATCTTTACTGAACGGAATGGTATTTACATCATTGACCTGCAAAAAACGGTTAAGATGATGGAGGATACCTACAACTACGTACGTGATCTGGCTTCCCAAAATGGGAATCTCCTGTTTGTAGGAACCAAGAAACAGGCTCAGGATGCCGTCAAAGAAGAAGCGGAACGTTCCGGCATGTTTTATGTCAACCACCGCTGGCTTGGCGGAACACTGACCAACTTCCAAACTATTCGTAAGCGGATCAACCGTTTGCACCAGTTGGAAGCAATGGAGGAAGACGGTACATTTGAAGTGCTTCCTAAAAAAGAAGTGGTTATGCTGAAAAAAGAACAGGCCCGTCTGGAAAAGTTCCTGGGCGGTATCAAGCATATGAAACAACTTCCGGATGCTGTGTTCATCATTGATCCCCGCAAAGAACGGATCGCTGTGGCGGAGGCCCGCAAGCTGGGAATTCCGATTATCGCCATTGTGGACACCAACTGTGACCCTGACGAAATCGATCACATTATTCCTGGTAATGATGATGCTATCCGTGCTGTCCGACTCTTTACCTCCAAAATGGCGGATGCGGTTCTGGAAGGGAAACAGGGAGAACAAAATGCGTCCTGA
- a CDS encoding isoprenyl transferase, with product MIQKLKQWLVGYTSEEKKPSDLTERGKALKQGPLPRHVAIIMDGNGRWAKKRGMPRIAGHRAGMKTVRQITRAADDLGIEALTLYSFSTENWKRPKDEVNYLMGLPEEFLRTDLDELVKRNIQVKMLGEEKDLPEHTLRALRQFKEATEENTGMVLSFALNYGSRTEILHALHQIIEDVKRGKLNKDHLDETDFERYLYTADLPEPDLMIRTSGEVRISNFMLWQLAYSELWFTDVQWPDFSQSMFYQAIEDFQHRSRRYGAV from the coding sequence ATGATCCAAAAGCTAAAGCAATGGTTAGTGGGATATACGTCAGAGGAAAAAAAGCCAAGTGACCTGACGGAGAGGGGAAAAGCTCTCAAACAAGGACCCTTACCCCGTCATGTGGCCATTATTATGGATGGAAATGGGCGATGGGCCAAAAAGAGAGGGATGCCTCGGATTGCCGGTCACCGGGCAGGAATGAAAACGGTTCGGCAGATTACTCGGGCTGCTGATGACCTGGGCATAGAAGCATTGACTCTGTACTCTTTTTCCACGGAAAATTGGAAACGTCCCAAGGACGAAGTCAACTATCTGATGGGTCTTCCGGAAGAGTTTCTTCGAACAGACCTGGATGAACTGGTAAAACGAAACATACAGGTAAAAATGCTGGGAGAAGAAAAAGATCTTCCTGAACATACTTTGAGGGCACTCCGCCAGTTTAAAGAAGCGACGGAGGAAAACACCGGGATGGTACTCAGCTTCGCTTTGAATTACGGTTCCCGAACTGAAATTCTTCATGCCCTTCATCAGATTATAGAAGATGTAAAAAGGGGTAAGCTGAATAAAGATCACTTGGATGAAACTGATTTCGAACGGTATCTGTATACGGCAGATCTGCCGGAGCCGGACCTGATGATCCGTACCAGCGGGGAGGTTCGAATCAGTAATTTTATGTTGTGGCAATTGGCATACAGTGAACTTTGGTTTACGGATGTACAGTGGCCTGATTTCTCTCAAAGCATGTTTTATCAAGCTATCGAAGATTTCCAACACCGCTCCCGGCGGTATGGGGCGGTTTGA